CACCGTCGATCCGACGCTCCAGGGCGTCGCCGAGCGGGCGCTCGTCGACGAGCTGAACCAGAAGGGCGGGCGCTACAACGTCGCCCAGGGCGCCGTGGTGTCGATGCGGCCGGACGGGGCGATCCGGGCGCTGATCGGCGGGCGCGACTACGCCCAGAGCCAGTTCAACCGCGCCACCACCGCCAAGCGCCAGCCCGGCTCGGCCTTCAAGCCCTTCGTCTACCTGGCGGCGATCGAGCGCGGCCTGACCCCCGACACGGTGCGGGACGATTCGCCGGTCACCATCAAGGGCTGGAGCCCGGAGAACTACTCGCGCACCTATGGCGGCCCGGTCACCCTGCGCGACGCGCTCGCCCACTCGCTCAACACCGTGGCGGTGCGGCTCAGCCAGGAGGTCGGCCCGAAGGCGGTGGTGCAGACGGCGCAGCGCCTCGGCATCACCTCAGCCCTCCAGGCCAACGCCTCGCTGGCGCTCGGCACCTCCGAGGTCACGCCGCTCGAGCTGGTGGGCGCCTACGCGGCCTTCGCCAATGGCGGCATGGGGGTGATCCCCTACGTGATCGCCAGCGTGAAGGCCGTCGACGGCCGCACCATCTACAAGCGCAGTCCCAGCGGGCTCGGCCGGGTGATCGACGCCAACGCGGTCGGCATGATGAACGGCATGCTGCACGAGGTCTTCGTCAGCGGCACGGCGAAGAAGGGCGACCTCCCGGGCTGGGACCTCGGCGGCAAGACCGGCACCACCCAGGATTTTCGCGATGCCTGGGCGGTCGGCTTCTCCGGCACGCTCGTCACCGGCGTCTGGCTCGGCAACGACGACGGCGAGGCGACGAAGAAGGTCTCGGGCGGCAACCTGCCGATCGAGATCTGGAACCGCGTGATGACCGCGGCCCTGCGCGGCGACAAGCCGGTGCCGCTCCCGGGCGCCGCCCGCTGGCGCCGCAGCAGCGGCACCGCGGTCGCGGCGGCGGCGGCCCCGGCCGAGCCGCAGACGCTCGGCGGCCTGATCGACAACCTCGTCGGCGGCGGCCAACCCCCGGCGCGCCAGCCGGCGCCGCAGCGCGGCGGGCCGACACGGGAGGACAAGAACTTCCTGGAGCGGCTGTTCGGGGTCGATTGAGGCGGCGGGCTTAGGTCCGGCCCTCGACCCACCGGTCCAGCAGGAGGTGGGGCAGGGTCAGGGCCGCGAGAAGCTGGAGCGTCAGCGCGAGCAGGCGCTCTGTCCCGTCCGGCTGGGGATAGGTCGGCCACAGCAGGAGGCCGATCAGCAGCGTGAGGCCGAAGACCGGCAGCGCGAGCACGACCGCCCGGCCCATCCCGTCGACCGCCGGCGCCCGCACCGGATCGGCGGCCAGCGCCCGCATGTGCCGCGGCGCGTGCAGGCAGACGAAGTAGAGCCCGAAGGCGCTGAGCGGCGGCAGGACCCGGAAGGCGAGGCTGAGTGCCGCGAGTTCGGCGAGCAGCCCCGGCGGGGGCCGCCGCAGGACGAGCCAGGCGAGCGCGAGGCCGAGCCAGGCCCAGGCGAAGGCGGTCCACCAGCCCGGCAGCACCGGCATCGCCGTACCGGTCACGACCGCGAAGATCCGGGCGGTCTCGCCCGGCTGCATCAGGGCCGGCAGCGCGATCGGCAGGCCGCCGCGCACCAGGGCCTCGACCGGCCGGCCGGGCCCGGCATCCTCGCGGCCGAAATGCAGCACCGACAGGCCGAGGAACCCCGCGAGGGTGAGGTCCGGCGCGAGCCGCCAGGCGACCAGCACCGCGGCGGTGAGCGCGAGGTAGGGCGCGGCGAAGACGAGAAACCAGGCCCGGCCGAAGCGCGGCGCCAGGAAGGGCTTCGCCACCTCGCCGTCGAGGGCGCCGTGCGGCACCCCCAGACCGATGACGAGGGCGAGCACCACGGCCCACCCGGTTTCCCGGGGCATGAGGGCTGTCGCCGCGAGGAGGAGGGAAGCCGCGGGGAGAAGGCACGCGGCCGCGCCCCGGGGCAGCGTCGCGGTCGAGTCGTCGAGCATCCGCGCGCCGGCCGGCGCCGGGATCGGAGCGGGCCGGCGCGCCACCGCCCTACTCCGCCGCCGCGAGGTGGGGCCGGGCCGGCGATGACCCGATGCCCTCGGCGATGTCGCGATCGACGCGCTTGGCGGTCTGCACCGTCGCCATCAGGCCGTAGACGACCTTCGCCGTGAGATCGAGCACCGCGATGATGCCCAGGCCGAGCGCCGGGCCGAGCAGGCCGAGGCCGTCGTCGCCGAACAGCAGCACCACCGGATAGGCGAGCCAGACCACCGACAGGAAGACGGCGTTGCGCAGGAAGGCAGCGCGGACGTCGTCGCGCTCGCGGGCGTTCTCCTGCCGCAGCTGGACGAAGATCCCGTAATAGACCGCCAGGAAGGCGCCGCAGGAGATCGCGAACCAGGTCCATTTCAGCCACGCCACCTGGGAGAGGCCGAACACGAAGGCGGTGACGATCATGATCAGGTCGGAGCCGATCATGCCCCACACGATCGCCGGCCGGCGCATCCCGCTATGCATCGCGGTGTTGGCGAGGCCGAGCAGCAGGAGCGGCGTGGTGAACGACCAGTCGATGTAGCGGGCGAAGTAGAACGCGCGGGTCGCCGTGCCGGCATCGGGGCCGGCCGGCAGCGCGATGCTCCCCTGTCCCGCGGCCATGGCGAGGTACGAGCAGGCGGCGATGATCGGCACCAGCCCGTGAATGATCGTGTCGGTCTCCTCGGCCCTCGTACGGCTCTTGCCGATGAACAGGATGAGGGCGGCGCCGACGCTCATGCCGGCGAAGCCCAGCCAGAGCCAGAACTGAGGGGTCATCGAATCGTCCGTTTCGTCTCGGAGGCGGGATTATCGCGACGGCTCGAACGTGCGGCCGCGCGGCGCCGGACAACCGCGCCCGCCGGGAACGGTTCCTCTGGGTCAGGGCCGCGGGGTTGCCGCAGGGCAGGACGAGGGTAGCCGCTCGGATCGCCCGCGAGCGTCCCGGGGAGGTCCGATCGTCGTCCCGCGCCGATGGCGGATGCGGTCCGGGCGCTGCGGCGCCGAACCATCGCGCGAAACGAGGCAGACCCCTGCGCCGGCCGCGCTTGCCGCGCCTCCTGCCCCGGGCGAAGCTGCCGCGACGCCGCTCCAGGACGACCCGATGCCCCCTTCCTCCGATCTCGTGACGATGCGTGCCACCGACCTCGCGCGGGCGATCCGCGACCGGGCCGTCTCGGCCCGGGAGGTGATGCAGGCCCATCTCGACCAGATCGCCCGTCACAACCCGGCGGTGAACGCGGTCGTCTCCCTGCGCGATCCGGACGCGCTGCTGGCCGAGGCCGAGGCCGCCGACCGGGACCTGGCGGCGAACGGCCCGCGCGGGCCGCTCCACGGCCTGCCGCACGCGGTCAAGGACCTCTCGGCCACGGCCGGGATCCGCACCACGCAAGGGTCGCCGCTGTTCCGCGACACCGTGCCGGAGCTGGATGCGCTCCACGTCGCGCGGCTGAGGGCGGCGGGCGCGATCCTGATCGGCAAGACCAACGTGCCGGAATTCGGCCTCGGCTCGCACAGCACCAACCCGGTCTTCGGCGTCACCCGCAACGCCTACGACCCGGCGAAGGCCGGTGGCGGCTCGAGCGGCGGGGCGGCGGTGGCGCTCGCTATGCGCATGGTGCCGCTCGCCGACGGCAGCGACCACGGCGGCTCGCTGCGCAACCCGGCCGCCTGGAACAACGTGCTGGGCCTGCGCCCCGCCGCCGGCCGGGTGCCGGGCCACACCGACGAGGTTTTCCTGCCCCCGCTCGGCGTGAACGGGCCGATGGCGCGCTGCGCCGCCGATCTCGGCCTGCTGCTCTCGGTCCAGGCCGGGTACGATCCCCGCACCCCGAACGCGATCCGCCAGGATCCGGCGATGTTCGCATCCGTCCCGCCGCGGGAGCTGAAGGGCCTGCGCATCGGCTGGATCGGCGATTTCGGCGGTCATCTGCCCTTCGAGCCCGGCGTGCTCGACCTCTGCGAGGCCGGCCTCACCGTGTTCTCCGCGAACGGCGCCGCGGTCGAGCCGGTGCTCCCCGCCTTCGATCCGGAGGCGATCTGGCGCGCCTGGCGCGTGATGCGCCAGTGGACCACCGGCGCCACCCTCGCGGCCCATTGGCGCGATCCGGAGAAGCGCGCGCTGATGAAGCCGGAGGCGGTCTGGGAGGTCGAGCAGGGCCAAACCCTCTCGGCCTTCGACGTGCACGCCGCCAGCGTCACCCGCACCGCCTGGTACCACTGCGTGCGCGGGCTGTTCGAGCGCTTCGACGTGCTGGCGTTGCCGACCGCCCAGGTCTTCCCGTTCGACGCCGGCGAGACCTGGCCGCGCAGCATCGATGGTCGCCCGATGGACACCTACCACCGCTGGATGGAGGTGGTGGTGCCGGGCACGCTGTCGGGCTGCCCGGTGATCAGCCTGCCGGTCGGCTTCAACCCGGCCGGGCTGCCGATGGGCATCCAGCTCATCGCTCCGAACCACGCCGAGGCCGATCTCCTCGCCATCGCGGCGGCCTACGAGGCGGTGACGGGCTTCGACCGGGTCGTGCCGCCGGCCTTGCGCGGCTGATCCTTGCACGGCCGATCCTTGCACGGCCGATCACGGCGGCGTGATCGGTCGAGGCGCCCTGCTGTGCTTGCCGCTTGTCAGAGCTGCCGGCATACATGGCGGGCAACAAGCTCGGCCACGCCTCAACCGGCCGACACGCGAGGAGACCCCGATGAAGCCCTTCCTGATGGCGGCCCTCGCCGCGAGCGTGTCCTTCGTGGGCGTATCCTTGGCGGGCGCCGCCCTCGCGCAGGACAGCACCGCCGGCGACACCAAGGCCAAGGTCGACAACCTGGAGAAGCTCGGCAGCTTCAAGCAGACCGGCGTCGCCGAGCCGCCGCCGATCCCGCAGACCGGCCGGCGCGCCGACGCGATCAACCGGACGCTCCAGAAGATCAAGGTGCCGGACGGCTTCAAGATCGAGCTCTACGCCG
This is a stretch of genomic DNA from Methylobacterium sp. 17Sr1-1. It encodes these proteins:
- a CDS encoding PBP1A family penicillin-binding protein — its product is MAKGRERKGRVEPRFEADGPADPAALDLRLSRGDRAGGGVAKGTSRGSGKAAPKRASRAAPAPRRRRRSFLGTLVYGTMILGLWGLVAVAGIVAYHASQLPPIDQLAVPKRPPNIAILAADGSLLANRGETGGRTVSIRELPPYLPRAFVAIEDRRFYGHLGIDPVGIARAIGQNLTRRGVAQGGSTLTQQLAKNLFLTQERTASRKIQEAILALWLEHKYSKDEILELYLNRVYFGAGAYGVEAAAQRYFAKPAKDVTLAEAAMLGGLVQAPSRLAPNRNLPAAQARAAQVLAAMQELGFAKPADVQTALAQPAKPARAKGGGSANYVADLVMDVLDDYVGKIETDVAVQTTVDPTLQGVAERALVDELNQKGGRYNVAQGAVVSMRPDGAIRALIGGRDYAQSQFNRATTAKRQPGSAFKPFVYLAAIERGLTPDTVRDDSPVTIKGWSPENYSRTYGGPVTLRDALAHSLNTVAVRLSQEVGPKAVVQTAQRLGITSALQANASLALGTSEVTPLELVGAYAAFANGGMGVIPYVIASVKAVDGRTIYKRSPSGLGRVIDANAVGMMNGMLHEVFVSGTAKKGDLPGWDLGGKTGTTQDFRDAWAVGFSGTLVTGVWLGNDDGEATKKVSGGNLPIEIWNRVMTAALRGDKPVPLPGAARWRRSSGTAVAAAAAPAEPQTLGGLIDNLVGGGQPPARQPAPQRGGPTREDKNFLERLFGVD
- a CDS encoding Brp/Blh family beta-carotene 15,15'-dioxygenase, which gives rise to MPRETGWAVVLALVIGLGVPHGALDGEVAKPFLAPRFGRAWFLVFAAPYLALTAAVLVAWRLAPDLTLAGFLGLSVLHFGREDAGPGRPVEALVRGGLPIALPALMQPGETARIFAVVTGTAMPVLPGWWTAFAWAWLGLALAWLVLRRPPPGLLAELAALSLAFRVLPPLSAFGLYFVCLHAPRHMRALAADPVRAPAVDGMGRAVVLALPVFGLTLLIGLLLWPTYPQPDGTERLLALTLQLLAALTLPHLLLDRWVEGRT
- a CDS encoding bacteriorhodopsin — protein: MTPQFWLWLGFAGMSVGAALILFIGKSRTRAEETDTIIHGLVPIIAACSYLAMAAGQGSIALPAGPDAGTATRAFYFARYIDWSFTTPLLLLGLANTAMHSGMRRPAIVWGMIGSDLIMIVTAFVFGLSQVAWLKWTWFAISCGAFLAVYYGIFVQLRQENARERDDVRAAFLRNAVFLSVVWLAYPVVLLFGDDGLGLLGPALGLGIIAVLDLTAKVVYGLMATVQTAKRVDRDIAEGIGSSPARPHLAAAE
- a CDS encoding amidase, which gives rise to MPPSSDLVTMRATDLARAIRDRAVSAREVMQAHLDQIARHNPAVNAVVSLRDPDALLAEAEAADRDLAANGPRGPLHGLPHAVKDLSATAGIRTTQGSPLFRDTVPELDALHVARLRAAGAILIGKTNVPEFGLGSHSTNPVFGVTRNAYDPAKAGGGSSGGAAVALAMRMVPLADGSDHGGSLRNPAAWNNVLGLRPAAGRVPGHTDEVFLPPLGVNGPMARCAADLGLLLSVQAGYDPRTPNAIRQDPAMFASVPPRELKGLRIGWIGDFGGHLPFEPGVLDLCEAGLTVFSANGAAVEPVLPAFDPEAIWRAWRVMRQWTTGATLAAHWRDPEKRALMKPEAVWEVEQGQTLSAFDVHAASVTRTAWYHCVRGLFERFDVLALPTAQVFPFDAGETWPRSIDGRPMDTYHRWMEVVVPGTLSGCPVISLPVGFNPAGLPMGIQLIAPNHAEADLLAIAAAYEAVTGFDRVVPPALRG